The stretch of DNA ATGTCTATGCTTCCAACACATgctatttttcttctaattgtttggcTATTTAGGGTGATTCCTGGTGAAAACGAGGAAATCCTAGCTAAGAAATATAGGATTCGATTAAGGTAATGACTGAACAAACACTAGTGATAGAATGTTGAGTTGTTTTGGAAGCCGGTAATGAACTCTAGAAACAAAACAGGGGAATTGATGCACCAGAAAGTGCAATGCCTTATGGAAAGGAAGCTAAAGCTGAACTGGTCAAGCTTGTTCAAGGAAAGCCTTTGAGGGTCCTTGTTTATGGAGATGATCGCTATGGTCGTTGTGTAGGTGATATCTATTGTAATGGCATTTTTGTACAGGTAATCATTTCATTGTTTTACTCTGAATCTATACGTGTTTTTATTAGTTTCTGagtttttcattttgattttcatttatGACTAGGAAATAATGTTAAAGAAGGGTTTAGCATGGCACTACACAGCCTATGACAAACGGCAGGAACTAGAAACAGTAATTACTGACCAATGTTATGGTTCTTTCATTGTTTTTCAAAGTTATAAATATCCTAACTTTCTTGAGTTGTTATGTTAGTGGGAGAAACAAGCCAGAGCAAAGCGTGTTGGGTTATGGGCTTCAAAAAATCCTGAAAAGCCATGGGAttggagaagagaaagaagagaaggtGCATGACAACACATAAATTCACACCAGAAGAATTACCAGGGTGCCTTTGTCAgcaattttttgtgaaaaaactcAAACCAAAGGTCCTTCATTCAATGTTAATGTATCATTTGTTTGACAAACTGTGTGTATATACAAAACAACTGTGAACAAACTAGGTATGCTTTTCTATGGAATGCTTGGATCATTGACAAATCTGATTTCAGACATCtcaaacaatttctttttttggaCAGACAAATTATTATAGTGTTGATAAAGTGATTTACATTtgcatatctttttcatttgtAGATAATGTAGAGTTTGAAATTAACGTGAGGTTAGAATATTACTTCTTTAAAAAGGTTAATATAAGATTTTGTCAAAATATAAACACTTACATCACAGAGACATCAATTGGAAAATCTTctaattcaaatgaaatataGTCATGCCTATACTCTTCTGGTGGCACCAAAGTCTGCCATATAACTAACACGTTTGCATTTGGGGTATAAATGTTTCAACTTAATCAGTTGCAAAAGAATTGTCTTGGGGAGGTAGAAGATTTTTCATAGCCATAATGATGTTTAATCATAAATCAAAGTCCTAAAATGTTGAATTTCAAAAGCTAAATAATTTGTCATGTTCTATGAGCACAAATTATTTTCCATAccaattatttcattaaaatatgtaaaaaatattataaatagaaattaaataaagataagaaATTTACGATCACTCGGCCAACTGAATTAGATTTGCTTAACAAAACATATAGATGTTAGATAATACATGATATcattattagtaataaataaaCCAAGATTTATTAATCgtgtttgttaaaaaaaattcaatgtaatataaattatgaaatgtaaaatgaaaaatgaatttcttGAATAGATTCTATTGaatttggtaaaaaaattaagaaaatcatTCGATTCAATTTAGAATATACTTATATTCATACAtataaatttagtaatattaaCATCATACTTTTAAATCAAACCGATTATAATCAATATAGTTACAACGCTAATTAAACAGAAGCCAAAAATCAATCTATTGAAGACCCTTTAATTAAATGAGAGCATATCCAActttaatactaaaataaattgatggtataattaaaataataaaattaaatcagaTTGTTCTGTCTCCTACACGCGCCCCCTCCAATACAATATCACACCTTTAACAAAAAGATGCTCCTTGTTGTGATTAATAACATCACAGAAAGATCACAGTAATGCATTCATGGATATATCTTGGATTGAACAAGCTGTATCCAATGCCTTGAAATGAACAGGGAAACTCAACAGCAGTGAACAAGTTATTTGGAGAACCAGACCTGGTTGTGTATAcataatcatttattttaactCTCACAAGAAGGAACACGGTAAGATTTAAGAATGTACAATgttctctacaaccttttcctCTGTCGTCGAAATCATCTCATCTTCGGGGAAAATTGTAAGGAAAACCTCAAAAAAGAAGCAAAAGGACCTTGGTTTCAAGCAGACATCTAATCAATTAATTACACAATGTGACTGAtgttcaacatcaagaatgtacTTCCTAAAAATTCAAGGCTGATATACAGTGTGAGAACTGAGAGGATAAAACCATGAACTAGGATATACTAAGCACAAAATTCAATGGACCATCCCCTATAATGCCATGTTTAGTAGGAAGCAGAAAGCATCACCGCTTTTCACCTTCAAGGAGTAAGAGATTCCCTTTGCATTAATGGTGGAATAGGTGGGTTCATTGTATCATCTTTTCCTCTTTCAGAAAGCTCTTCTTTTACAGTAGATAGTGGTCTCTCTGGACTACGATATTCCTTCAAGAAACTACTTGAACTTAGAGGACTGGATGGCTTGATCATAGAAGGGGAAGAGTTGTTACCCAAAGGAGAACTTGTGCCAGATTTGATTGATGCCACATCTTCACGAGGCAAAGGTGACATTGGCTGTTGGTCACTATAAGAACCTTCTTTTCTGCATAATTTGTCTTCTACAATGTCATAGCTATTTGCCGTCCTTACTTCTTGAGCAAGAGAGCACCAGCAACAACATAACCAAAGCGTGCAATCGGAAGCTGAAGGCTTGCCAAAACAAAAGTTATAAGAAGGCAAATTGAACCTTTTTCTCATCTGGATCCTCCAAAAGCCACCATAGAGTGCaccaaaaaaacaaagaatgaTCCCAGTAGCCACTAGAGCCTGTCTAACAGTGTCATTCTCAATATTAACAGCAGCCAAGGTAAAAATCCAGAAGGGAGCCATACAGAACAGCATAAAAGTAGCAATGTGAACGTACATGTTTCCAAAGCCAAGCCTCTCCATGTTCCAACCAAAGACACAAAATGTACAGAAAAGTGATAGATATGCTTGCGAAATGTCATCCCAAATGTCAAGTATTCCTCCACTCCACTGTGGTCTACTTTCAATAACCCTCTGTTGCTGTCTAGATGCAAATGAATATTTCTTCTGAAATGATTTCACTCTCAGCTGGTCTTGCCTCTGAGCAACAGAATCTTCAACCTGTGCTTCTTCATCCATCTCAGAATTATAATCTTTACCCAGAGGGCTAAGAATGGAATACAGACCAGCCACTGCAGGTGCACCAATAGCAAAAGATATGCATATTCCAACTCCTATGGCGGGGCGGTCAGATCTATTATACCCCCAGTTTAGACCACAAAGTGCATATTGAGCAAAACAGTTCAGATTAAGGAGAATGATCACTACCATCATGTGTGCCCACTCATGGGGCTTATAAGTCCCATTCTTGCAATACACCTTTCGAAGTTTTGGGATATCTTGTGGATTCCACCTGCACAGAAGCACAAGGTGGTAGCACCTCTTTGGATGCTGGTACAAACACAACAGTGTAAACAGTGCATTGAGTATTTGATTGTTCACTTCAAACCATGTATTTCTCTGAGACTTACTTGGCAGCGCACTATTCAACATGCCAGTCATGACAAGGAACAGAATTGCACCAGAAACAGCAACACACAAGATCCACACAAAAAGGGCCATGTTCATCGGGTCCCTAATCCATTCAACAGACATCTTCTTGAGTGAACCCCAGTCAAGCTTCTTAGCAAACATGCCACTGAAGCGCTCCCTCAAGCGAAGAGAACTCGGTGAAGGCACACCCTGTGAAATCTGGTCCTTTTCTGTTGCAAGCCGCTTGAATTTTGCAGATGCAGACCCAAATTTCAACAAGTTGATCCTATTGGGAAGAAAACTCAAGGTGCTCTGGAACTTCCTCTGAGAGTTTTCATCTCCCACCAGCGTTCTTCCAGATGTTGAAATATCTATGGAAGCAACGTCATTTACTTTATTTCCATTAGATTCCTCAATTTCATCTTTACCATTATCAACCGTAACCATTCTGATATGAAGCCTGAACCTTCTCAATCAAAATCAGAACCCTATAATGACTGTTAGGAACAAAATTAGCGAGGATAAGAACAGAACATTTGTGATAAATTTCAAACCCATATCAAATTTCATGGGTATTCATTCGCACAAAGACAAAAATTcagacttttttttaatatatgcgACGATAACCTAGTAAACAGATCATCATTCACTTTAGTTAATTATAATTCACAACCTACAACAAAAATATCAACTGACAATTACACAAAAACTAATGTAAATAACACCAATAGATTCGTCTCAAGAAAAAgagcaaagaaaaagaaaagaaaaaaaaagaacaacaatATCAAAGGTTGAAGGTACGAGGCGTTAAGAGCAAGCAAGTAAACGTACCTGTAAGGTGACAAAAAAGGAAGAACGAGTTTGAATCCAAGGAAGAGTTATATTCTCTGTAAAAACTCACAAGCAAATAACGAATCTAAACTCTGGAAAGTGCAAACTGTAAGACGTAAAACAAAGAAATCGCATATGAAACGAACGGAAGAGTTGTTTGTTTCTCTGCATCTGGTCAAAGGGATTGCAGAATGCCAATTCCCCGAAAACTAAAAGGAAGTACAcattgaaaatattgaaaatttatttgatgggtcaaaattgaaaattaaatttattttttcttcaaacaacCATGACGACAGTCGCACTGTGTGGTTGAGTCAAAAAGAGGATAATAAAAAACGATATATCATgtgttttttttgtattattcagACAATTATTACATTAGTGGAAACaatcaagaaaaaagaaaatttcgaAGTTTCTTTAAAAAAACAAGGAAAATTTGGAGGTGGGGCCcctttttgtatttatattatttatttaaataagttattttttttttctttttaataatgtttatttaaaCAACACAggtttgctttattttttttttctttatgttccatttttttctttcttaatttactccacttttaaaaattcaaactgTCGGGTTATAATTTATCTAGAAGCTTATCATTGTGGAAGGGAAAGACAGGTCCAATCAGCCACTGCTACCATGACAAATACACTAATTAATatcatctttctttctttttcgtGTCACTCAATTTATTCAATCTTTATTTATCGTAAACTTATAATAACATGATGGTTGCTTTATTCCTGCCACTTTTTTTCCTTACGTGTATGATTTATTATTCTgcgaaaaaataatattgtattttttaacgTATAATTAAGTAGTGTAAACACGCGTAATAATTGTTTCGGCAGatgtttaaaatagaaattttcttgttttgtttagAAGGTCAATATCTTCTTTTATGTCGGCTGAGCTGAGCTGTGCACAGTAGATTATGCAACTATTCAACGGTTCTATGTAGTAAgctatttaaaattaaatagatattaGTGAAGATGATATCACTTTGAACAACTATGCGATGTTGTTTATTTCAGTGTTTATATCTGGTTACTACCTGTTTCACaacatcaaataatattaaataataataataatttactatTATCATATATCTACCTATAGTTTTTGTGTATATGATGATGTATGTACGATTATATTTATGAAGAAGAGATGAACACATAGAGTTAAAATACAACTAATTGACAATAACAACTAAAACATTATTAGTTAACTGTCTTCCACCTATAAGGCTTTAGGTTGGAATGCAACTACTAACAAAGATGACAATCAAGGTGTTTCTTTTTGAATGAGTTGAAAAATTAACAGGTAAGAATTTTAGACCTTTTTCATTCTTCCAAATAAATTGCTATTTTAAAGTCTCTTTATGATCAAAACTGCCCAGGATATGTATGCAAATCCAATAAAAGTGGATCAACAAATGAGACTCTAGCTACCTCAACATATTCATTTCAAGAATTCATGAAGACCACTTCAATTGAAACTCAAAGCAAAGTACAATTTATATTAGTAGTGAGATGAACAACTAGACAAAGAAGCATAAtacaagatgaaaaaaatatcaaacaagaTATCCAACCATAAGGAGACTATTATCCAATTCAAGTAAGATCATCCTCCTCAA from Vigna unguiculata cultivar IT97K-499-35 chromosome 8, ASM411807v1, whole genome shotgun sequence encodes:
- the LOC114194419 gene encoding uncharacterized protein LOC114194419, which translates into the protein MVTVDNGKDEIEESNGNKVNDVASIDISTSGRTLVGDENSQRKFQSTLSFLPNRINLLKFGSASAKFKRLATEKDQISQGVPSPSSLRLRERFSGMFAKKLDWGSLKKMSVEWIRDPMNMALFVWILCVAVSGAILFLVMTGMLNSALPSKSQRNTWFEVNNQILNALFTLLCLYQHPKRCYHLVLLCRWNPQDIPKLRKVYCKNGTYKPHEWAHMMVVIILLNLNCFAQYALCGLNWGYNRSDRPAIGVGICISFAIGAPAVAGLYSILSPLGKDYNSEMDEEAQVEDSVAQRQDQLRVKSFQKKYSFASRQQQRVIESRPQWSGGILDIWDDISQAYLSLFCTFCVFGWNMERLGFGNMYVHIATFMLFCMAPFWIFTLAAVNIENDTVRQALVATGIILCFFGALYGGFWRIQMRKRFNLPSYNFCFGKPSASDCTLWLCCCWCSLAQEVRTANSYDIVEDKLCRKEGSYSDQQPMSPLPREDVASIKSGTSSPLGNNSSPSMIKPSSPLSSSSFLKEYRSPERPLSTVKEELSERGKDDTMNPPIPPLMQRESLTP